The Actinocorallia herbida DNA window TTCACCGCGCGCGCGGCGGCCGTGCTGCCGCCGTTCGGCGCCGACCTCGGCGCGCTGACCGGACGGGTCCGCGCGACCCTGGAGTCGGCGGCGACGCTGAACGCGCAGGACCACCCCCTGCCCGAGAACCCCGCGCGCTGGATCGCGGATTTCCTCCCGACCGTGCCCAGCACCGTCGCCGCGTGCTGGGGAACCGTGCTGTGGTGCGCCGCGGCGCCGGTGTTCGACGCGCGCGAGGACGCCAAGCTCCTCGGCCTGTGGGAGCCCTACCGGACCGCTCCGCTGCCGCGGATCGACGGCCCGCGCTGGCTCACCCCGCCGACCCTCGCCGAACTCGCCTCCCTCTATGTCGAGCGGCTGCGCGCGCACCGCGTCGAGGCCGCCGTGGTGGTCCTGCGCACGATGTGGGCGACCGCGTCGGTGCTGCGCGAGGAGCCGCGGTTCGCCGCGCGCGCCGAGGCGCTGCTGGCGATCCTCGGCAGCACCCTCGCCGACCCGCAGGTGGACTACGGCGCGCTGCCGCACGGCGACGTCGCGGTCGCGCAGCTGTGGATCACCCGGTGCCCGCCGCACCTCACCTCGGCGCTGCGGGTGGAGAGCTCGCCCGGCGACGGCTTCCGGCACGCCTTCTACGACTTCGCCCAGACCCTGGTCGCCGCCGCGGGGGAGCCGGGCGGCGCCGCGTTCGTCGAGCCGCGGCTGATCGCCGCGGCGCTGCTGGCCGCGGACCTCTCGGTGGTCCGGCAGGACGTCGTGCAGGAGGTGTCCCGCTGGCTCGACCCCGAGCTGCGCTTCACCGTCCAGGCGATGGTCGCGCAGGCCGGGCATCCGCTGCGCCGCCGCTTCTGGCCCGAGGCCAACCGGCTGCCCGAGCCGCTGCGGGCGGGCACCGCCGCGCAGCGCGAGGAAGTGCTCGCCGCCCTGTGCGCCCTCGACCTCGCCTGGTGCCGCCTGGGCGGGGGCATCCCGGCCAGGCCGCGCGGATTCCCCGCCGCGATCGCGGTGCTCGCCGAACTCGTCGGCGTCGAGCGGGCCACCGCCACCACGCCCGCCCCGCCCCCGCAGGCGTGGGGCGCCCAGCCGTCCGCCGGGACGGGACAGCGCCCGCAGCCGCAGGACGCGCCCGCCCAGGCCGGATGGAGCCCGCAGGGTCCGGGGCAGGACGCGCCGGGCCAGGCCGGATGGAATCCGCAGCAGGGCCAGGCGCAGGACGCGGCCGCGCAGGCCGCGTGGAGCCCGCAGCAGGGGCAGCCGCAGGACGCGCCCGCGCAAGGCGGGTGGAATCCGCGGCAGAGCCAGCAGCAGCCGCAGCCCGGCGCGCCGTGGGGCGCGCAGCAGCCTGCCGGAGCGGGGACCCCGTGGTCACCGCAGGCCGGGGGGCCGGAGGGGACGCCGCAAGGCGGGCCCGCGCAGGGGCAGCAGAACGCGCCGTGGGGGCCGCAGGGCGACCAGGGCGCGGCAGGGCCGCAGGATCAGGCCGCGGCGCTCGACCAGCAGGCGCAGCCCGCGGAGCCCGGGGTGCGTCGGCCGGGGGCGGCCCAGCGCGGTCCGACGGCCGAGGAACTCGCGCAGAACGCCGGGAAGGTGTTCGAGAAGGCGTGGGGCAGGGCCCGTCGGCTCGGCGGACGGCTGCTCGGCGGCGGAGAACCCGGCCCCCAGCCCGACGCCTACAGCACCGGCCCGATCGGCTTCGACCGCCCCGACGGGCCGAGCCAGCCGCCCGTGCCCACCCCGCAGGCCGAGTCCCGGCCTACGCCCGCCGCGCCCGTGCACGGCACCCAGGTCATGTCGGAGACCATGGTCGGGGACTTCCTCGACTACGCGCCGGTCCCCGCCCGTCCGGTCCGCGACATCGCGCCGCCGCCGGAGGGACCCCCCGAGGCGGCGACGGTCACCCGCCGCGGCGTCACGTTCGTGCACGACCCGCGCGACGACGCCGCGGCGTTCCTCGACGCGCTGCCCGCGCCCGTGTTCGCGGCCGACTCCACGCAGGTCTACCGGGCGCCCACGCCCGACAGCCCGCTCACCATGCTCGACCAGGACGTCGCCGGGCTGCTCCGCGAGGCGCGCGGCCCGCAGCCCGGCCCCGCCGAGCCCCCGCGCACGATGGTCGCGCCGCCGGGCGCCTTCGGCCCCGCCGCCCAGCCGGGCCCCGCGTCCGCGCAGCCGGGCGAGCCGCCGCGCACGATGGTGGCCCCGCCGGGCGCCTTCGGCCCCGCCGCCGCGGAGCCCGCCGAGCCGCCGCGCACGATGGTCGCGCCGCCCGGCGCCCTGGGTCTCGATGACGGGTCCGACCCCACGGTCCCGGACGGGCAGGGCGACGGCTCCGGCTTCGACCCGGCGGCGACGATGCTCGACCGGGGCGGCCCCCGCCGTCCGGCAGGGGAACCCGCCGACGCCCAGGCGTCCGGGCCGGACCGGGCCGGGGAGGGGCGGGGCGGCGACGCCGGCTTCGACCCGCAGGCGACGATGCTGGATCAGGGCGGCCCGCGCCGTCCGGCGGGGACGCCCGCCGACGCGCCGACGTCCATGGATCAGGGCGGCCCGCGCCGCCCCGCCGAGGCGCCCTTCGACGCGCAGGCGACGATGCTCGACCAGGGCGGCGCACGCCGTCCGGCCGGGGACTCCGGCGAGCCGCCGGCGACCATGCTGGACCGGCCCGCGCGGGGCGGCGGCGCGGCGTTCGATCCGAACGCGACGATGTTCGACCCGGGCCGTCCCGCGGACCCGCAGGCCACCGTGTTCGACGCGGGCGCCGGTGCCGCGACCCGCTTCGACGGGGGCCCGGGTCCGGCCGCGACCCGGATGGAGCCCGCCTACACGGGCCCGGTCGCGGTGTCGGTGCTGCTCGTCGGCACCCCGCACACCGGGCAGCGCAGGCTCGCCCGGATGATCTCCGGCATCGTCTCCGACGGCGCCCTGGTCGTCCGCGACGCCGAGGACCTGCGCGGCCTCGCGCTCGAGCGGCTGGCGACCCTGTTCGACCCGGGCGGCTCGGCGGTCCTGCTGGAGCGGCTCGACGTCGCGCTGCTGGACGCCAACGACCCCGCGGTCTTCCTGCGCACCCTGCGGACGGTCCGGGCGCGCGCCCGCACCCCGCTGATCGCCACCTGCGACCCGCGCTCCTACCGGCGGATCGCCGAGGAGCACCCGGAGCTCGCGCGCGTCTTCCGCGTCTACAAGCTGCCGGAGCTGCGCGACATCGAGGAGCGGACGACCCTGCTGCGGGTCCTGGCCGACGAGCGCCGCGCGTCCCTCGACACCGTCGCCTGGGCCGCCGTCCGCGAGGACCTGGTGCGCCTCAGGGGCCCCGGGGACCTCACGGGCGCCCGCCTGGTCGAGACGTACCTGGAACGGGCTTACAACCGCGCTCTGGGCCGCGGCGGGGGCGCCCGCGAGCGCCTGGTCCTGGAGGCCGCCGACTTCTCCGGTGTGGCCGAGTCGATCGAGCCCGCGCTGCACCCCGGCGGCGACGTCGACGGCTACCTCGACCTCCTCGCCGACATGATCGGCCTGGAGACGGCCAAGGCCGAGATCGAACGCCTCGCGCGTGAGGCCGAGGCCCCGGTCAACCTCATCTTCGAGGGGCCGCCCGGCACCGGCAAGGCGACCGTCGCGGGGCTGCTCGCGGGGATCTTCGGCGCCCTCGGCGTGCTCCCGTCCGGCCACCTCATCCAGTGCCGCCCCGAGCACATCGTCGGCCGCGACACGCTGGAGACCGAGCTGCGCACCGCGGGGATCGTCCGGCAGGCCGAGGGCGGCGTGCTGCTCGTGCAGAAGGCCGACGGGCTCACCCCCGAGGCCGTCGCCGAGCTGTTCCGCGGCCTGCGCGAGCACCCCTACATGCTGGTGCTCGCCGCGACGGACATCGACCCGTTCCTCACCGCCAATCCCGACATCGCCGCCACGTTCGAGCGGGTGGACTTCACGCCGCCGTCCGACCGGGAACTCGTCCAGCTGTTCGTGAAGCTCGCCGAGAAGAAGCTCTACATGGTCGACGAGGAACTGCGCCTGGAGCTGATGACGCGGTTCGCCCGCTTCCGCGACAGCGAGCAGTTCGCCTTCGGCCGGACCGTGCACACCTGGTTCGACGACACGGTCGCCCGCCAGGCCCGCCGGATCTCCGGGCTGACCGGCGCCGACGCCCTGACCGTCGCCCGCCTCACCACCCGCGACCTGCCCGAGTCGGGCCTGGAGCGGATGCTCGGCGACCTCCAGCAGACCCGCCGCCCCGAGGGGGACTAGCGCGGCCCGAACTCCCTGGTCCGGCCGGACCCGGTCACCTCGGACGGCACCCGTGGGGGCTAGGCCGACGGTAATGCGAATAGCCCCGGGCTAGCCCGCTTGGGTCATGGGATCCCACGGCGCCGCCGCGTAGCCTTGAGCCCGGAGCGGGGCCATGGAGGAGGTGCACGATGCGTCTGTCAGAACTCGACCGGCGGCTGCACGACGACGTCGCGTTGGGCGAGATCGAGCTGGTGTCGGAACTGCTGAGCGCCGTCGCCGTGGCGGACAGGCGGCTCACCGAGGCCGAGATCGACATCGTGCTCGGCGTATGCGAGGAACCGGCGGTCGAGCGCCGGTGACGCCCGCCCGAGCCCGCACCCGGGGAAGGTGCGGGCTCGGGGAAGGGCCTGGGGCCTGGCCGGAGAGGTCAGGCCCCGAAGATCTTCAGTACCCAGAAGACCACCGCGGACATGAGGCCCGCCGCGGGCAGGGTGAGGATCCACGCGACGAGGATGTTGCCCGCGACTCCCCATCGCACGGCCGACAGCCGCTTGGTCGCGCCCACGCCCATGATCGCGGAGGAGATCACGTGGGTGGTGGAGATGGGTGCGTGGAAGCCCATCGCCGCGATGTAGAGGATGGACGAAGCGGTCGCCTCCGCGGCGAACCCCTTCGGAGGGTCGAGTTCGATCACCTTGCGGCCGAGCGTCCGCATGATGCGCCACCCGCCCGCGTAGGTGCCGATGGACAGCACCGCGGCGCTGACCAGGATCACCCAGAGCGGCACGTACTCGGTATCGGTCTGGTAGCCGGTCGCGACCAGCGCCAGCACGATGACGCCCATGGTCTTCTGCGCGTCCTGGAGGCCGTGCCCGAAGGCCATGGCCGCGGCCGACAGCGACTGCGCGATGCGGAAGCCGCGGCTGACCTTGGCGGGCTTGGCCCGGCGGAACGCCCACATGATGCCGACCATGAACAGGTAGCCCAGCAGGAATCCCGCGAACGGGGAGATGATCATCGGGATGACGACCTTCTCGATGACCTTGTCCCAGCCGACCGTGGTCGCGGCGGCGAGCCCCGCGCCGACGAGACCGCCGATGAGGGCGTGGGACGAGGACGAGGGAAGGCCGAACCACCAGGTGATCAGGTTCCAGATGATGGCGCCGGCCAGTGCCGCGAACACGACGGCGAGACCGCTGACGCCCTTGAGGTCGGGGAGGATGTCGGCGATGGTCTTGGCCACGCCCACGCCCACGAACGAACCGAGCAGGTTCATGACCGCGGCCATCAGCAGCGCCGCCCGCGGGGTCAGCGCCCGGGTGGACACCGAGGTGGCGATGGCGTTGGCCGCGTCGTGGAAGCCGTTGGTGTAGTTGAAGCCGAGGGCCACCGCGACGACCGAGACGAGCGCGATGGTCTCGGTGGACGGCCCCAGGTAGAACACGAAATAGATGCCGACGACGATGGTGACCACCGCGCCGATGATCGACACCCAGGTGGTGCGGGCCTGTTTGGTGCTGGAGCCGGTGGCGAACTCCGGCGGCACCTCGTCGGCCTTTTCGGCGAGCCCCGGGCCGGGGCCCTTCGTGGTCATGATTCCTTGACCGCGATCGTCTCGATGGTGTTGGCGACGTGCTCGAACGCGTCGGCCGCGTCCTCCAGCCGGTCGACGACCTGCTGGAGCTTCATGACCTCCAGCGGCTCGTACTCACCGCTGAACAGGCGGGCGAGCAGCCTCCGGTGGATCCGGTCGCCCTCGTTCTCCAGGCGGTTGATCTCGATCCAGTACTCGTTCAGCTCCCGCATGGACTTGAGCCGCGGCATCGCCTCGGCGGTCAGTTCGGCGGCACGCTCCAGAACCTCGACCTGCCGGAGCACGTCCGAGGGCAGTTTGTCGATCTTGTAGAGGACGACGAGGTCGGCCGCCTCCTCCATGTAGTCCATGACGTCGTCGAGCTGCGACGCGAGGTTGTAGATGTCTTCGCGGTCGAACGGGGTGATGAAGCTTTCGTTGAGTCGGTGCAAGATCGCGTGAGTGCATTCGTCACCCGCGTGCTCGCAGGCGCGCATCTTCTCCGCGATGGCCTCTCGGTCAGCGCCGTCGCTGATGAGTTCCACGAGAAGACGGGCCCCGGTCACGATGTTGTTGGCCGAGTCGGCGAACAGATCGTAGAAGCCGTCTTCACGAGGTGTGAGACGCAAGCGCACGTTCTTCTCCTAGTGCGGGAACTATCCGCGTGTGATCGTAGGCGCAGTTCACCACCTTGACGAACTTTCACCCAGTATTTCGTTCGTGTCCACCGCACTCCCCCTGTGATGGTTACCAATGATCGTCGTTGAGCACACGCCGCGACACTCGCGTTTTGCGGTCTCCGCCCGCCCGTGCCGTACCTGATGACGGAGAAGGCCCACGCCGCCGTGCGGTGTGGGCCTTCTCACCAGGAGCGAGGGGCGTCCCGAGGGATGGGACGCCGCCGGAGCTCAGCCGAAGCGGCCGGTGATGTAGTCCTCGGTGGCCTTCTCCGTGGGGTTGGTGAAGATCCTCGAGGTGTCGTCCAGCTCGATGAGCTTGCCGGGCTTGCCCGTCCCGGCGATGTTGAAGAACGCGGTCTTGTCGGACACGCGCGCGGCCTGCTGCATGTTGTGGGTCACGATGACGATCGTGTACTGCGACTTGAGCTGGGCGATCAGGTCCTCGATGGCGAGGGTGGAGATCGGGTCCAGCGCCGAGCACGGCTCGTCCATCAGGAGGACCTGCGGCTGCACCGCGATCGCACGGGCGATGCACAGCCGCTGCTGCTGCCCGCCGGACAGGCCGGCGCCCGGCTTGGCGAGCCGGTCCTTCACCTCGTTCCACAGGTTGGCGCCCTTGAGCGAGGACTCGACGATGTCGTCGAGCTGTGACTTGCCTTTGACGCCGTTCAGCTTGAGGCCGGCCGCGACGTTGTCGTAGATCGACATGGTCGGGAACGGGTTCGGCCGCTGGAAGACCATGCCGACGACGCGGCGGACCGCGACCGGGTCGACGCCCTGGCCGTACAGGTCCTGGTCGTCGAGCATCACCTTGCCGTCGACGCGGGCACCGGGGATGACCTCGTGCATGCGGTTGAGCGTCCGCAGGAACGTCGACTTGCCGCAGCCGGACGGCCCGATGAAGGCGGTGACCGAGCGGGGCTCGATCGTCATGGAGACGTCCTCGACGGCGAGGAAGCCGCCGTAGTAGGCGTTGAGGCCCGAGACCTCGATCCGCTTGGCCATGGTGCGGTACTCCTTGTCAGCTATCGGATCGAGGTCCGGCGGGCCAGCAGGCGGGCGCCGAGATTGAGGACCATGATGATGAAGATGAGGGCGAGGGCCGCACCCCAGGCGCGGGCGACCGCGACCTGGTTGGGGTCGCTGGCCTGCTCCCAGATGTAGGTGGGCAGGGACGACTGGGCGCCGCTGAACGGGTTGAAGTTGATCACCTTGGTGACCCAGATCGTCAGCAGCAGCGGGGCGGTCTCGCCCATGACGCGGGCGATGGCCAGCATGATGCCGGTGATGATGCCGGTGAAGGCGGTCGGCAGCACGACCTTGGTGACGGTCCGCCAGCGGGGCACACCGAGCGCGTAGGACGCCTCGCGCAGCTCGTTCGGCACGAGCTTGAGCATCTCCTCGGCCGACCTGACGACGGTCGGGATCATCAGCACCGCGAGGGCGAGCGCGCCGGCGAAGCCGGACACC harbors:
- a CDS encoding DUF47 domain-containing protein encodes the protein MRLRLTPREDGFYDLFADSANNIVTGARLLVELISDGADREAIAEKMRACEHAGDECTHAILHRLNESFITPFDREDIYNLASQLDDVMDYMEEAADLVVLYKIDKLPSDVLRQVEVLERAAELTAEAMPRLKSMRELNEYWIEINRLENEGDRIHRRLLARLFSGEYEPLEVMKLQQVVDRLEDAADAFEHVANTIETIAVKES
- a CDS encoding inorganic phosphate transporter → MTTKGPGPGLAEKADEVPPEFATGSSTKQARTTWVSIIGAVVTIVVGIYFVFYLGPSTETIALVSVVAVALGFNYTNGFHDAANAIATSVSTRALTPRAALLMAAVMNLLGSFVGVGVAKTIADILPDLKGVSGLAVVFAALAGAIIWNLITWWFGLPSSSSHALIGGLVGAGLAAATTVGWDKVIEKVVIPMIISPFAGFLLGYLFMVGIMWAFRRAKPAKVSRGFRIAQSLSAAAMAFGHGLQDAQKTMGVIVLALVATGYQTDTEYVPLWVILVSAAVLSIGTYAGGWRIMRTLGRKVIELDPPKGFAAEATASSILYIAAMGFHAPISTTHVISSAIMGVGATKRLSAVRWGVAGNILVAWILTLPAAGLMSAVVFWVLKIFGA
- the pstB gene encoding phosphate ABC transporter ATP-binding protein PstB, whose product is MAKRIEVSGLNAYYGGFLAVEDVSMTIEPRSVTAFIGPSGCGKSTFLRTLNRMHEVIPGARVDGKVMLDDQDLYGQGVDPVAVRRVVGMVFQRPNPFPTMSIYDNVAAGLKLNGVKGKSQLDDIVESSLKGANLWNEVKDRLAKPGAGLSGGQQQRLCIARAIAVQPQVLLMDEPCSALDPISTLAIEDLIAQLKSQYTIVIVTHNMQQAARVSDKTAFFNIAGTGKPGKLIELDDTSRIFTNPTEKATEDYITGRFG